TTTGGCACACAAGCTGGGAAAATGATTGAAATGTGGCTGCAACATATAAGGCTCCTTGTGTATGAGTAAGAGCAAAAAAGTTTTGGCACACAAGCTGAAAAGATGCTTGAAATGGAGCTGCAACATACAAGGCTCCTTCTTTATGAGTAAGGGCAAGGAAGCTTTGGCACACAAGCAGAAAAAAGCTTGAAACGTGCCTGCAACATATAAGGCTCCTTCTTTACGTAAGAGCAAGGAAACTGAAAAGAAATTATGTTTTGCTATATAAGAGTGAAAAGCTTTAAATATGGCTAAAATATGCTATTTATCTCTATTGCTTTGTTTAATGGAATTTGACAAGAGACTAATTTAAGTGTTACTATTATATTACGACAAGAAACAACTTTATATTAAAAATAAGTTGTATGTTGAAAAGATGGGAGGGGTAGTATGCTCAAATTTGAGAATATAGTAAAAAAGTTTAATGGTAATTATGTTTTATCAGACGTTTCTTTCGAAATAGAAAAAGGGAATCTTGTTGCTATCATTGGAGAAAGTGGATGTGGAAAAACAACATTACTAAAAATGATTAATAGATTAATAAAACCAAGTAGCGGAAAAATTTATATAGATGAAAAAGATATTTCAAAGATAGACCCTATTAAACTTAGAAGAAATATAGGATATGTTATTCAGCAAACGGGATTGTTTCCTCATATGACTGTCAGAGAAAATATTGAAATCATATCTAAAATTGAAAAAGTAGATAATGCAAAGATTGAAGAGAGCACGTATAGATTAATGAACATGGTAGGACTTGATGCTGAAAAATACCTAGATAGATATCCTTCTGAACTAAGTGGAGGACAGCAACAAAGGGTAGGTGTAGCAAGAGCATTTGCGACAGATCCAGAGATAATATTAATGGATGAGCCTTTCTCAGCATTAGATCCAATTACAAGAGTAGATTTACAAGATGAGCTTGTAGAATTACAGTCAAAATTCAAAAAAACTATTATATTTGTTACGCATGACATGGATGAAGCAATAAGAATTGCAGATATGATATGCATAATGAAAGACGGAAAAGTAGTACAGTATGACACGCCTGAAAATATTTTAAAAAATCCAATAAATAATTTTGTATCAAACTTCATAGGTAAAAATCGTATATGGTCATCTCCTGAATTTATAAAAATTTCAGATATCATGATTGAAAATCCAATTATGTGTGGTTCAGAACTACCAATCTTAAAGTGTATTGAGAAAATGAGAAGAAATAAAGTCGATAGTCTTATAGTTAATGATGCTACAACTAAAGAGTTTATAGGAGTTGTAAAAGCTAAATTTATAAGAAATATAGAAAATAAGTCTCAAAGAATTGGAGATATTGTAAAGAATGAAACTCCAACACTTACACCAAATGATACTATTTTAGATGCATTAAATATCACAAACAAACATAAAATTTCAGCTATTCCAGTTATCAATGAAAATAAAATTGTTGAGGGATTAGTTACAAAAAGTAGTTTAGTTACTACATTGAGTCAGCAGTATTTAGAAGTAGAGGAGGAATAGAATGAATTTATTAAACTACTTTATTCAAAATAAAGAACAAATAATAACATTATTAATTGAACATATAAACTTAACTGTAATATCTGTATGTATTGCTATTTTAATTGCAATGCCATTGGGGATTTTAATAAGTTATAAAAAGAAATTGAGTAAGCCAATTTTAAGTGTAGCAAATGTAGTTCAGGCAATTCCTAGTATGGCATTACTTGGATTTTTAATTCCTTTTTTAGGAATAGGTAAAATACCGGCAATAGTAACGGTTATAATGTACTCTTTATTGCCTATAATTAAAAACACATATACAGGGTTAGAAAGTATAAATCCAAATACTTTAGAAGCAGCCAAAGGAATTGGATTAACAAAATTTCAAATACTAGTGAAAGTTCAAATTCCGCTAGCATTACCTGTTATTATGGCAGGGGTTAGGATATCAGCTGTAACGGCGGTAGGACTTATGACGATGGCTGCATTTATTGGAGCTGGAGGATTAGGATACCTTGTATTTTCAGGAATAAGAACTGTTAATAATAGTCAAATATTAGCAGGTGCAATTCCAGCATGTTTACTTGCTTTAGCTGTAGATTTTATTGTTGCAACTATCGAGAAATTAGTTACACCTAAAAATATGCAAAAAAATACAAATAATAAAAGTAAAAAGCACACAAAAACTATTATAGGAATAAGTGCTGCTGTTGTAATAATAGCTTTAATTGCGTCATCACTAACAGGTGGTGTAAAAAAAGATAAGTCTATAACAATTGGTGGAAAAGACTTTACAGAACAATCAATTTTAACAAACTTAGCAGCATATATGATAGAAGAAAATACTGACATATCAGTTAAAAAGAAAACTGATCTTGGAGGTACACAAGTTATCTTTTCAGCTTTAAACACAGGTGAGATTGATATGTATTTAGAGTATATGGGAACTGCATATTCTGATTTACTTAAATATCCTCCTGAAAATGACATGGATAAGGTGTATAACACTGTTAAAAGTGAATTGAAAGAAAAAAATGATTTACAAGTATTAAGTCCAATGAAA
The nucleotide sequence above comes from Paraclostridium bifermentans. Encoded proteins:
- a CDS encoding ABC transporter ATP-binding protein, producing the protein MLKFENIVKKFNGNYVLSDVSFEIEKGNLVAIIGESGCGKTTLLKMINRLIKPSSGKIYIDEKDISKIDPIKLRRNIGYVIQQTGLFPHMTVRENIEIISKIEKVDNAKIEESTYRLMNMVGLDAEKYLDRYPSELSGGQQQRVGVARAFATDPEIILMDEPFSALDPITRVDLQDELVELQSKFKKTIIFVTHDMDEAIRIADMICIMKDGKVVQYDTPENILKNPINNFVSNFIGKNRIWSSPEFIKISDIMIENPIMCGSELPILKCIEKMRRNKVDSLIVNDATTKEFIGVVKAKFIRNIENKSQRIGDIVKNETPTLTPNDTILDALNITNKHKISAIPVINENKIVEGLVTKSSLVTTLSQQYLEVEEE
- a CDS encoding ABC transporter permease/substrate-binding protein, translated to MNLLNYFIQNKEQIITLLIEHINLTVISVCIAILIAMPLGILISYKKKLSKPILSVANVVQAIPSMALLGFLIPFLGIGKIPAIVTVIMYSLLPIIKNTYTGLESINPNTLEAAKGIGLTKFQILVKVQIPLALPVIMAGVRISAVTAVGLMTMAAFIGAGGLGYLVFSGIRTVNNSQILAGAIPACLLALAVDFIVATIEKLVTPKNMQKNTNNKSKKHTKTIIGISAAVVIIALIASSLTGGVKKDKSITIGGKDFTEQSILTNLAAYMIEENTDISVKKKTDLGGTQVIFSALNTGEIDMYLEYMGTAYSDLLKYPPENDMDKVYNTVKSELKEKNDLQVLSPMKFNNTYTLAVTKETAKKYNLETISDFAKVSKDFKSGTTFEFLNRADGLLGLKKAYNFDLKDEVALDSSPRYVALKNGDVDVIDAFTTDGLIKKFDLKLLKDDKQFFPPYYVTPIVKSDVLEKYPEIEPVLNDLGAVLTEEIMMELNYKVDELHMDPDTVAKEFLIEQKLIKE